One part of the uncultured Bacteroides sp. genome encodes these proteins:
- the panC gene encoding pantoate--beta-alanine ligase produces the protein MKIVHTINELQSELSALKAQGKKVGLVPTMGALHAGHASLVKRCVKENDVTVVSVFVNPTQFNDKNDLIKYPRTLDADCKLLEANGCSFVFAPSAEEMYPQPDTRQFSFAPLDTVMEGAFRPGHFNGVAQIVSKLFDAVKPNRAYFGEKDFQQLAIIREMTKQLNFDIEIVGCPIIREDDGLALSSRNSLLSTEEREIALKISQTLFKSRTFAADHSVSETIRFVEESIAAEQGLRLEYFKIVDGYTLQDLKDWADTNYAVGCITVFCGQVRLIDNIKYKEI, from the coding sequence ATGAAAATTGTACACACTATCAATGAGTTGCAGTCAGAGTTATCTGCACTTAAAGCTCAGGGTAAAAAGGTTGGGTTAGTCCCTACTATGGGCGCTTTACATGCAGGGCATGCCTCATTAGTAAAGCGTTGCGTAAAAGAAAATGATGTAACCGTAGTGAGTGTATTTGTAAATCCCACTCAGTTCAACGATAAGAATGATTTAATAAAATATCCGCGTACTCTGGATGCCGACTGCAAACTATTGGAAGCTAATGGCTGCTCTTTTGTTTTTGCGCCATCAGCAGAAGAAATGTATCCGCAACCAGATACTCGTCAATTCAGCTTTGCACCGCTAGATACAGTTATGGAGGGAGCTTTCCGTCCCGGACACTTTAACGGTGTAGCACAAATTGTAAGTAAACTTTTTGATGCAGTAAAACCAAACCGCGCATACTTCGGCGAAAAAGATTTCCAGCAACTGGCCATCATTCGTGAGATGACTAAACAGCTGAATTTTGATATAGAAATTGTAGGCTGTCCAATTATTCGTGAAGACGACGGACTGGCTTTAAGCAGCCGCAATTCACTATTATCTACTGAAGAACGTGAAATAGCATTAAAAATATCTCAAACATTATTTAAAAGTCGTACCTTTGCAGCAGATCACTCAGTGAGTGAAACAATTCGTTTCGTAGAAGAATCTATTGCCGCTGAGCAAGGGCTACGCCTGGAGTATTTTAAGATTGTTGATGGTTACACATTACAGGACTTGAAAGACTGGGCAGATACAAATTATGCAGTGGGCTGCATCACAGTATTCTGTGGACAAGTCCGACTGATTGATAACATAAAATATAAAGAGATTTAA
- a CDS encoding glycogen/starch synthase, whose product MKANKVLFITQEITPYLPESEMANTGRYLPQAIQEKGREIRTFMPKWGNINERRNQLHEVIRLSGMNLIIDDTDHPLIIKVASIQAARMQVYFIDNDDYFQHRLQAADEDGNEYDDNDSRAIFYARGVIETVKKLRWCPDVIHCHGWMSALAPLYIKTVYKDEPSFRDVKIVFSVYEDDFKNKLSQDFASKIMMKDLAGIDLSSVQGDVDYAGLLKLAIDYSDGVIQNSEHVNEDVMNYARSKNIPVLDFQSPDNYVDAFNEFYDKVYDNE is encoded by the coding sequence ATGAAGGCTAACAAGGTTTTATTTATTACACAAGAGATTACTCCTTACTTGCCCGAGTCCGAAATGGCTAACACTGGAAGATATCTTCCTCAGGCTATTCAGGAGAAGGGGAGAGAAATTAGAACATTTATGCCTAAGTGGGGTAATATCAATGAGCGCAGAAATCAATTGCACGAAGTGATTCGCCTTTCGGGAATGAACCTGATCATTGATGATACGGATCATCCATTGATTATAAAAGTGGCTTCGATTCAGGCTGCCAGAATGCAGGTATACTTCATTGATAATGATGATTATTTTCAACACAGATTACAAGCTGCTGATGAAGATGGAAATGAATATGATGATAATGACAGCAGAGCTATATTTTATGCCCGCGGTGTAATTGAAACAGTAAAGAAACTCCGTTGGTGTCCTGATGTTATTCACTGTCATGGATGGATGTCGGCTTTGGCTCCATTATATATTAAGACTGTATACAAAGATGAACCATCGTTTCGTGATGTGAAGATAGTATTCTCTGTATATGAGGATGATTTTAAAAACAAACTATCTCAGGATTTTGCCTCTAAAATAATGATGAAAGACTTAGCAGGCATTGATTTATCTTCTGTTCAGGGTGATGTTGATTATGCAGGGCTACTTAAGCTTGCTATTGATTATTCTGACGGAGTTATTCAAAACAGTGAGCATGTAAATGAAGATGTGATGAATTATGCTCGTAGTAAGAATATTCCGGTTCTTGATTTTCAGTCTCCGGATAATTACGTTGATGCTTTCAATGAGTTTTACGATAAAGTTTATGATAACGAATAG
- a CDS encoding glycoside hydrolase family 57 protein, producing MKTICLYFQIHQIFHLKRYRFFDIGTDHYYYDDYANETKLSDTVERSYKPAIDTLIEMVKNSNGAFKVAISLSGVAMELLEMHAPCVIDKLKELGKTGCCEFLAETYSNGLSSLIDETSFREEVQHQCRKTKQLFGQTPTVFRNTGLIYSDEIGSTIADMGFKGVLTEGAKHILGWKSPHYVYHCNQAPELKILFRDFKLSDDISLRFSNHEWSEYPLFADKYINWIDSLPKEEKVINIFMPLDAIGIAQPLSSNILEFMKALPGCASEKGITFSTPSEIISKSKSISSIEVLYPISWLDEERDISAWLGNSLQREAFNKLYGLSERVRLCHDKRIKQDWDYLQACHNFRFMSTKHTGLGIDRDNYDSAYEAFSNYMNVLADFINRVNSLYPEDLDNEELNSLLTTIKNQGDEIDTLRKKIDMLELSKVNQEKAVIKTTKEKKTKKVAKKD from the coding sequence ATGAAAACAATCTGTTTATACTTTCAAATACACCAGATTTTTCATCTGAAAAGATATCGATTCTTTGATATAGGAACAGATCACTATTATTATGACGATTACGCCAACGAAACTAAATTAAGTGATACTGTAGAGCGTTCTTATAAACCGGCAATCGACACATTAATAGAGATGGTTAAAAACTCAAACGGAGCTTTCAAAGTAGCCATTTCTCTATCTGGAGTAGCCATGGAATTATTGGAAATGCATGCTCCCTGCGTTATCGACAAACTAAAAGAACTGGGCAAAACCGGTTGCTGCGAGTTTTTGGCCGAAACATACTCCAACGGACTCTCTTCATTGATCGATGAAACAAGTTTCCGTGAGGAAGTTCAGCATCAATGCAGAAAAACAAAGCAACTTTTTGGTCAGACACCAACTGTATTCAGAAACACAGGACTTATTTATTCTGATGAGATTGGCAGCACCATAGCTGATATGGGATTTAAAGGAGTGCTAACTGAGGGAGCGAAACATATTCTAGGATGGAAAAGTCCTCATTATGTATACCATTGTAATCAGGCACCCGAGCTTAAGATATTATTCAGAGACTTTAAGCTTTCAGATGACATTAGTCTTCGGTTCTCAAATCATGAATGGAGCGAGTATCCTTTGTTTGCTGATAAATACATCAATTGGATTGATTCACTGCCAAAAGAAGAAAAAGTAATCAATATCTTCATGCCTTTAGATGCTATCGGTATAGCACAGCCTCTATCTTCAAACATTCTGGAATTTATGAAAGCGTTACCGGGTTGTGCCAGTGAAAAAGGAATCACATTCTCTACACCATCAGAGATTATTTCCAAATCTAAATCAATCTCTTCTATTGAGGTTCTATATCCAATATCCTGGCTAGACGAAGAAAGAGACATAAGTGCATGGTTAGGAAACAGTCTTCAACGTGAAGCTTTTAATAAGCTATACGGACTATCTGAACGTGTCAGACTGTGCCATGATAAAAGAATCAAGCAAGACTGGGACTATTTACAGGCTTGTCACAACTTCCGTTTCATGTCAACTAAACATACCGGTCTTGGTATCGACAGAGATAATTATGACTCAGCCTATGAGGCTTTTTCAAATTACATGAATGTTCTGGCAGACTTTATCAACAGAGTAAACTCCCTTTATCCGGAAGATTTGGATAATGAAGAATTGAACTCACTACTTACAACGATAAAAAATCAAGGAGACGAGATTGACACCTTACGTAAGAAGATTGATATGCTGGAACTCAGCAAGGTGAATCAAGAAAAGGCAGTTATCAAAACAACGAAAGAAAAGAAAACTAAAAAAGTAGCGAAGAAAGATTAG
- a CDS encoding glycosyltransferase encodes MKVLMFGWEFPPHILGGLGTASYGLTQGMSMQEDMEITFCIPKPWGDEDQSFLKIIGMNSTPVVWRDVNWDYVNNRVGGYMNPQDYYDLRDHIYADFNYLHTNDLGCIEFSGRYPDNLQEEINNYSIVAGVIARQQQYDIIHSHDWLTYPAGIHAKQISGKPLVIHVHATDFDRSRGNVNPTVYSIEKNGMDHADHIMCVSELTRQTVIHKYHQDPRKVTTVHNAVSPLSQEIMNIVPQKSKKEKIVTFLGRITMQKGPEYFVEAAAMVLHRTKNIRFVMAGNGDMMNQMISLVAERGIADRFHFPGFMKGKQVYEVLKASDVYIMPSVSEPFGISPLEAMQVSVPTIISKQSGCAEILDNCIKIDYWDIHAMADAIYSICTYPAMYDYLKTEGKKEVDAIKWENVGYKVRSIYDNILQNYR; translated from the coding sequence ATGAAAGTTTTAATGTTTGGATGGGAGTTTCCCCCTCATATATTAGGAGGCTTAGGAACAGCCAGTTATGGGCTTACACAAGGTATGTCTATGCAGGAAGATATGGAAATTACCTTTTGCATACCCAAACCTTGGGGAGATGAAGATCAGAGTTTTTTAAAGATTATAGGTATGAACAGCACTCCGGTAGTATGGAGGGATGTGAATTGGGATTATGTAAATAACCGTGTCGGTGGATATATGAATCCTCAGGATTACTATGATTTACGAGACCATATATATGCCGACTTCAATTATCTTCATACCAACGATTTAGGTTGCATCGAATTTTCCGGTCGCTATCCGGATAACTTACAGGAAGAAATTAATAATTATTCCATAGTAGCTGGTGTTATTGCCAGACAGCAACAATATGATATTATTCATTCGCATGACTGGCTAACATATCCTGCCGGTATTCATGCTAAACAAATTTCAGGAAAGCCACTGGTTATCCATGTACATGCAACTGATTTTGACAGAAGCCGTGGAAATGTAAATCCCACTGTTTACTCCATAGAAAAGAACGGAATGGATCATGCTGATCACATCATGTGTGTTAGTGAGCTGACTCGTCAGACAGTTATTCATAAATACCATCAGGATCCACGAAAAGTAACTACCGTACATAATGCCGTATCTCCATTATCTCAGGAGATTATGAATATTGTTCCTCAAAAAAGTAAAAAAGAAAAGATTGTAACCTTTTTGGGAAGAATAACCATGCAAAAAGGTCCGGAATACTTTGTAGAAGCTGCGGCAATGGTTCTTCACAGAACAAAAAACATTCGTTTTGTGATGGCCGGCAATGGCGATATGATGAACCAAATGATCAGTCTGGTAGCAGAACGAGGTATAGCCGACCGTTTTCACTTCCCGGGATTTATGAAAGGAAAACAAGTTTACGAAGTACTCAAAGCCAGCGATGTATATATCATGCCTTCGGTTTCGGAACCATTCGGTATCTCTCCGTTGGAAGCAATGCAGGTTAGTGTGCCTACAATTATCTCGAAACAATCGGGGTGTGCTGAGATTTTAGACAATTGTATCAAAATCGACTATTGGGATATTCATGCTATGGCCGATGCTATTTATTCCATTTGTACCTATCCTGCTATGTATGATTACTTAAAGACAGAAGGTAAAAAAGAAGTTGATGCAATAAAATGGGAAAATGTAGGCTATAAAGTACGTTCCATTTACGACAATATTTTACAGAACTATAGATAA
- a CDS encoding glycogen debranching enzyme N-terminal domain-containing protein: MSYLRFDKTLMINLEESLPREILRTNKSGAYHCTTIVDCNTRKYHGLLVIPIPEMDDENHVLLSSLDETVIQHGAEFNLGLHKYQGDNYSPKGHKYIREFDCEKIPITTYRVGGVILTKEKIFVHYENRILIKYTLVDAHSATTLRFRPLLAFRSVRQYTHENPHASREYQEVENGIKTCMYPGYPELFMQVNKKNEFHFEPYWYKGIEYTKEQERGYDSNEDLYVPGYFEVNIKKGESIIFSAGISEASTNKLFEKFEEQAARRTPRDSFFNCLKNSAHQFHNKQGGKHYLLAGYPWFKCRARDMFVSLPGLTLAIDEIEEFESVMETAREAIENYINGRPLDCKIYEIEDPDVLLWAIWAIQQYANATSPEQCKQKYGNLLKDIIEFIYKGKHENLFLHDNGLLYSNGENKAITWMNATINDRPVTPRTGYIVEVNSLWFNALRFVAGMMHKGDKAESIFADSLDELAITTAQSFINVFLNEHGYLLDYVNGQPSDWSVRPNMIFTVAFEYSPLKPEQKKRILDITTRELLTPKGLRSLSPKSIGYNPNYVGPQILRDYAYHQGTAWPWLMGFYMEAYLRIYKTSGVSFIERQLIGFEEEMRKHCISSIPELFDGNPPFKGRGAVSFAMNVALILHVLKQLNKYY, encoded by the coding sequence ATGAGTTATCTGCGATTTGACAAAACTCTCATGATTAATCTTGAAGAATCTTTACCTAGAGAAATTCTTCGGACCAATAAATCGGGAGCATATCATTGTACAACAATAGTCGATTGCAACACAAGAAAATATCATGGATTACTAGTGATTCCTATTCCAGAAATGGACGACGAAAATCATGTTTTACTCTCTTCTTTAGATGAAACAGTTATTCAACACGGAGCTGAGTTTAACCTTGGTTTGCATAAATATCAGGGAGACAACTATAGTCCCAAGGGGCATAAATACATCCGTGAATTTGATTGTGAAAAAATCCCTATTACAACCTACCGTGTAGGTGGAGTTATTCTTACCAAAGAAAAAATCTTTGTTCATTATGAGAATAGAATATTGATTAAATATACATTAGTAGATGCACATTCTGCTACTACTCTTCGTTTTCGTCCACTTCTCGCCTTTAGAAGCGTACGTCAGTATACTCATGAAAACCCACATGCAAGCAGAGAATATCAGGAAGTTGAAAATGGTATAAAAACCTGTATGTACCCAGGGTATCCTGAATTATTTATGCAGGTAAACAAGAAAAACGAATTTCATTTTGAGCCATATTGGTACAAAGGCATAGAATATACCAAAGAACAAGAAAGAGGATACGATTCCAACGAAGACCTCTATGTTCCTGGATATTTTGAAGTTAATATTAAAAAAGGAGAAAGCATTATTTTCTCTGCCGGTATATCTGAGGCTTCAACAAACAAGCTTTTTGAGAAATTCGAGGAACAGGCAGCAAGACGTACTCCACGTGACAGTTTCTTCAACTGTCTGAAAAACTCAGCTCACCAGTTTCATAATAAACAAGGTGGCAAGCACTATCTTTTAGCCGGATATCCCTGGTTTAAATGTCGTGCTCGTGATATGTTTGTTTCCTTACCGGGTTTAACACTTGCTATTGATGAAATCGAAGAATTCGAGTCTGTTATGGAAACCGCCCGGGAAGCTATAGAAAATTATATAAATGGACGTCCTTTAGATTGTAAGATATATGAAATTGAAGATCCGGATGTGTTACTTTGGGCAATATGGGCTATACAGCAATATGCAAATGCAACATCGCCGGAACAATGTAAACAAAAGTACGGCAACCTTCTGAAAGACATCATCGAGTTTATCTATAAAGGCAAACATGAGAACCTGTTCTTACATGATAACGGATTGCTATACTCAAACGGAGAAAATAAAGCTATTACATGGATGAATGCCACAATCAACGATCGTCCTGTAACTCCAAGAACCGGATATATTGTTGAAGTCAATTCTTTATGGTTCAATGCACTCCGTTTTGTAGCCGGAATGATGCATAAAGGAGATAAAGCCGAATCGATATTCGCCGATTCACTAGATGAATTAGCAATAACAACAGCCCAATCTTTCATTAATGTATTCCTAAACGAGCATGGTTATCTACTTGATTATGTTAACGGACAACCATCCGACTGGAGTGTACGTCCCAACATGATATTTACCGTGGCATTTGAATACTCGCCACTTAAACCGGAGCAAAAAAAGAGGATTCTTGATATTACAACCAGAGAGTTACTTACTCCCAAAGGACTACGTTCGTTAAGTCCCAAAAGTATCGGATATAACCCCAATTATGTAGGGCCACAAATATTAAGAGATTACGCTTACCACCAGGGCACGGCATGGCCATGGTTGATGGGATTCTATATGGAAGCATACCTTCGTATATATAAAACAAGCGGAGTTTCCTTTATTGAACGCCAACTAATAGGATTTGAGGAAGAAATGAGAAAGCATTGCATTAGTTCTATACCAGAATTATTTGATGGCAACCCTCCTTTTAAAGGAAGAGGAGCAGTATCATTCGCTATGAATGTTGCATTAATCTTGCACGTATTAAAGCAACTTAATAAATACTATTAA
- a CDS encoding MarC family protein has protein sequence MFAAFDIQDMISAFIVLFAVIDIIGSIPIIINLREKGREVNAVKATLYSGTLMVGFFYAGHLLLSLFRVDIESFAIAGALIIFFMALEMILDVEIFKNTGPIKEATLVPLVFPLLAGAGAFTTLLSLRAEYASVNIMIALVLNMIWVYIVLKLTGKVEKFLGKGGIYVIRKFFGIILLAIAVKLFTANITNLITVLQGGL, from the coding sequence ATGTTTGCAGCATTTGATATTCAGGATATGATTAGTGCATTTATTGTACTATTCGCAGTAATAGATATTATTGGTTCCATTCCAATTATCATAAACCTTAGAGAAAAGGGACGTGAAGTTAACGCCGTTAAAGCAACGTTATACTCAGGGACTCTAATGGTAGGCTTTTTCTATGCAGGTCATTTATTGTTAAGCCTCTTCCGGGTAGATATAGAATCGTTTGCAATAGCCGGTGCACTTATTATATTTTTTATGGCACTGGAAATGATTCTTGACGTTGAAATATTTAAAAACACAGGTCCTATTAAAGAAGCAACACTTGTTCCTCTTGTATTTCCTCTATTAGCGGGAGCTGGTGCATTTACAACATTATTATCACTACGTGCGGAATATGCCAGCGTAAATATCATGATAGCCTTAGTGCTCAACATGATCTGGGTATATATCGTTTTAAAGCTAACAGGAAAGGTAGAGAAATTTCTGGGAAAAGGAGGCATTTATGTTATCCGGAAATTCTTTGGTATTATTTTGCTTGCTATTGCTGTAAAACTGTTTACAGCAAACATTACCAACCTGATCACAGTTCTTCAAGGCGGTTTATAG
- a CDS encoding Crp/Fnr family transcriptional regulator, with product METMYETLLKMPLFQGLGEDEITKIVGKVKLHFQKYKAGSVIFRSGDPCNELTFLLKGEIMLESTDKDNNFVLKEFQSAPDLVGFYSLFGIKTCYFSTYTAETDVDVVSIDKSFILTELDKHDIFRLNFRNILSNRLQQFHDRLWQFTYSCLETKIVDFLLARCEKPYGKKQLKIKMEDFAAIIGETRLSVSKCLNQLEKDGLVILRRTEVEIPDLNLLKLWKEKFLMTFSHNKEIVNE from the coding sequence ATGGAAACTATGTACGAGACTTTGCTTAAAATGCCTCTCTTCCAAGGATTAGGCGAAGATGAAATCACAAAAATCGTTGGAAAAGTGAAATTACATTTTCAGAAATATAAAGCTGGAAGTGTTATATTTAGGAGTGGTGATCCTTGTAATGAACTTACCTTTTTATTAAAAGGTGAAATAATGCTGGAATCTACCGATAAGGATAATAATTTTGTGTTAAAAGAATTCCAGTCAGCTCCTGATCTCGTTGGATTCTATTCTCTTTTTGGAATTAAAACGTGTTACTTCTCTACTTATACTGCGGAAACAGATGTTGATGTTGTTTCTATAGATAAGTCTTTTATTCTAACTGAGCTTGATAAACATGACATTTTCCGTTTGAATTTTCGTAATATTCTGTCAAATAGGTTACAACAGTTTCATGATAGATTGTGGCAATTTACCTATTCCTGTCTGGAAACAAAGATTGTTGATTTCTTGTTGGCACGATGTGAAAAACCTTATGGCAAAAAGCAGCTGAAGATTAAAATGGAAGATTTTGCTGCAATTATTGGTGAAACACGTTTATCAGTATCCAAATGCCTGAACCAATTAGAAAAAGATGGATTGGTTATTCTTCGTAGAACGGAAGTAGAGATTCCTGATTTAAACTTATTAAAACTGTGGAAAGAAAAGTTTCTGATGACCTTTTCTCACAATAAAGAAATAGTAAATGAGTAA
- the eno gene encoding phosphopyruvate hydratase, whose amino-acid sequence MKIEKIVGREILDSRGNPTVEVDVILESGIVGRASVPSGASTGENEAIELRDGVKARYGGKGVQKAVDNINNIIAPKLIGKSTLDQRGIDKAMIELDGTKTKSKLGANAILGVSLAVAKAGAAYLDLPLYQYIGGVNSYVLPVPMMNIINGGSHSDAPIAFQEFMIRPIGAPSFKEALRMGAEVFHALKKVLKDRGLSTAVGDEGGFAPTLEGTEDALNSIIAAIKAAGYTPGKDITIGLDCASSEFFSNGTYDYTKFEGAKGKKRTSEEQALYLEELIKGFPIDSIEDGMSENDWEGWKLLTDKIGDKCQLVGDDLFVTNVDFLSKGIELGCANSILIKVNQIGTLTETLNAIEMAHRHGYTTVTSHRSGETEDATIADIAVATNSGQIKTGSLSRSDRMAKYNQLLRIEEELGDLAVYGYKRVK is encoded by the coding sequence ATGAAAATAGAAAAGATTGTAGGAAGAGAAATTCTCGATTCAAGAGGTAATCCAACTGTAGAAGTTGACGTAATATTAGAATCAGGTATTGTAGGCAGAGCTTCTGTCCCATCAGGTGCATCCACAGGTGAAAATGAGGCAATAGAATTGCGAGATGGCGTTAAGGCCCGCTATGGAGGTAAAGGTGTACAGAAAGCAGTTGATAATATTAATAATATAATTGCTCCTAAGTTGATCGGAAAATCAACGCTTGATCAAAGAGGTATTGATAAAGCCATGATTGAGCTGGACGGGACAAAAACCAAATCAAAACTTGGAGCAAATGCCATTTTAGGCGTATCGCTGGCTGTAGCAAAAGCCGGAGCTGCTTATCTGGACTTACCACTTTACCAATATATCGGAGGGGTAAATTCTTATGTATTGCCTGTACCGATGATGAATATCATTAACGGAGGATCGCACTCCGATGCTCCAATTGCCTTTCAGGAATTCATGATCAGACCTATTGGTGCACCATCCTTTAAAGAAGCATTAAGAATGGGAGCTGAAGTTTTCCATGCGTTGAAAAAAGTTCTTAAAGACCGTGGATTAAGTACAGCCGTCGGTGACGAAGGAGGTTTTGCTCCAACGCTCGAAGGTACCGAAGATGCGCTTAATTCCATCATTGCTGCTATTAAGGCAGCCGGTTACACTCCTGGCAAAGATATAACTATCGGTTTAGACTGTGCATCATCAGAGTTCTTCAGCAATGGAACCTATGACTACACCAAATTTGAAGGTGCAAAAGGTAAGAAAAGAACTTCTGAAGAGCAAGCACTTTATCTGGAAGAATTGATTAAAGGATTCCCTATCGACTCAATAGAAGATGGAATGAGTGAAAACGACTGGGAAGGATGGAAATTACTTACTGATAAAATCGGAGATAAATGTCAGCTTGTAGGCGACGACTTGTTTGTAACAAACGTAGACTTCTTATCGAAAGGTATTGAGCTAGGTTGTGCAAACTCTATATTAATCAAAGTAAACCAGATTGGCACACTGACAGAAACTCTGAATGCTATTGAAATGGCCCATCGCCACGGATATACTACGGTAACCTCTCATCGCTCTGGCGAAACGGAAGATGCTACGATAGCGGATATTGCTGTAGCCACAAACTCCGGACAAATTAAGACTGGTTCATTAAGCCGTTCTGATCGTATGGCGAAATATAATCAACTACTCCGCATTGAAGAAGAATTAGGAGATTTAGCTGTTTATGGGTACAAACGAGTGAAATAA